One Coregonus clupeaformis isolate EN_2021a unplaced genomic scaffold, ASM2061545v1 scaf0050, whole genome shotgun sequence genomic region harbors:
- the LOC121555647 gene encoding proline-rich protein 2-like, producing MACQREAAVKPLNIYIKFRHLADTPIHSHPQEPPGPSAPATHRSHQGQAPQPPTGATRAKRPSDPQEPPGPSAPATHRNHQGQAPQRPTGATRAKRPSDPQEPPGPSAPATHRSHQGPSAPATHRSHQGQAPQRPTGATRGQAPQRPTGATRAKRPSDPQEPPGPSAPATHRSHQGQAPQPPTGATRPSAPATHRSHQGQAPQPPTGATRAKRPSHPQEPPGPSAPATHRSHQGQAPQRPTGATRAKRPSDPQEPPGPSAPATHRSHQGQAPQPPTGATRAKRPSHPQEPPGPSAPATHRSHQGQAPQPPTGATRAKRPSHPQEPPGPSAPATHRSHQGQAPQRPTGTTRAKRPSDPQEPPGPSAPATHRNHQGQAPQRPTGATRAKRPSDPQEPPGPSAPATHRNHQGQAPQRPTGTTRAKRPVQVQIDRSPTKSYRGTRPSDLSATGPSSQPPGHQPSKTPESPPRNRHRPAPTQPKPPPTQ from the exons ATGGCCTGTCAGAGGGAGG ctgcagTGAAGccactcaacatttacattaaatTCAGACATCTAGCAGACACACCCATCCACAGCCACCCACAGGAGCCACCAGGGCCAAGCGCCCCAGCCACCCACAGGAGCCACCAGGGCCAAGCGCCCCAGCCACCCACAGGAGCCACCAGGGCCAAGCGCCCCAGCGACCCACAGGAGCCACCAGGGCCAAGCGCCCCAGCCACCCACAGGAACCACCAGGGCCAAGCGCCCCAGCGACCCACAGGAGCCACCAGGGCCAAGCGCCCCAGCGACCCACAGGAGCCACCAGGGCCAAGCGCCCCAGCCACCCACAGGAGCCACCAGGGCCCAAGCGCCCCAGCGACCCACAGGAGCCACCAGGGCCAAGCGCCCCAGCGACCCACAGGAGCCACCAGGGGCCAAGCGCCCCAGCGACCCACAGGAGCCACCAGGGCCAAGCGCCCCAGCGACCCACAGGAGCCACCAGGGCCAAGCGCCCCAGCGACCCACAGGAGCCACCAGGGCCAAGCGCCCCAGCCACCCACAGGAGCCACCAGGCCAAGCGCCCCAGCCACCCACAGGAGCCACCAGGGCCAAGCGCCCCAGCCACCCACAGGAGCCACCAGGGCCAAGCGCCCCAGCCACCCACAGGAGCCACCAGGGCCAAGCGCCCCAGCGACCCACAGGAGCCACCAGGGCCAAGCGCCCCAGCGACCCACAGGAGCCACCAGGGCCAAGCGCCCCAGCGACCCACAGGAGCCACCAGGGCCAAGCGCCCCAGCGACCCACAGGAGCCACCAGGGCCAAGCGCCCCAGCCACCCACAGGAGCCACCAGGGCCAAGCGCCCCAGCCACCCACAGGAGCCACCAGGGCCAAGCGCCCCAGCCACCCACAGGAGCCACCAGGGCCAAGCGCCCCAGCCACCCACAGGAGCCACCAGGGCCAAGCGCCCCAGCCACCCACAGGAGCCACCAGGGCCAAGCGCCCCAGCGACCCACAGGAGCCACCAGGGCCAAGCGCCCCAGCGACCCACAGGAACCACCAGGGCCAAGCGCCCCAGCGACCCACAGGAACCACCAGGGCCAAGCGCCCCAGCGACCCACAGGAACCACCAGGGCCAAGCGCCCCAGCGACCCACAGGAGCCACCAGGGCCAAGCGCCCCAGCGACCCACAGGAGCCACCAGGGCCAAGCGCCCCAGCGACCCACAGGAACCACCAGGGCCAAGCGCCCCAGCGACCCACAGGAACCACCAGGGCCAAGCGCCCCGTCCAAGTGCAGAtcgacagatctcccaccaaGTCATATCGGGGAACCCGACCCAGCGACCTCTcggccaccggcccaagctcccaaccgccaggccaccaacCCTCCAAGACCCCCGAAAGTCCCCCTCGAAACCGCCACCGTCCTGCTCCAACCCAGCCAAAACCACCACCCACCCAATGA